In Bacillus sp. NP247, one DNA window encodes the following:
- a CDS encoding DUF4075 domain-containing protein produces MAKKNNIARNIAIGVAAGVAVSMLKKENREKVKNTAEKAKTKMIEIGENAKIKEKVQTVTDKGRELADFNVVKAKVAEIKKLTPSVVETLKETKEIFSKRKVEREEKPETIEIQAVSPKVDELKAEEEPVVAEDGGMKEARELFMKDSNAEEKKTEAYIELKQDKEEKKSV; encoded by the coding sequence ATGGCAAAGAAAAATAATATTGCTCGAAACATTGCGATTGGTGTAGCTGCAGGGGTAGCTGTATCTATGTTAAAGAAAGAAAACCGTGAAAAAGTAAAAAATACGGCAGAAAAAGCAAAAACAAAGATGATTGAAATTGGTGAAAATGCGAAAATCAAAGAAAAAGTGCAAACTGTTACAGATAAAGGACGCGAGCTCGCTGATTTCAATGTAGTGAAAGCGAAAGTAGCAGAAATTAAAAAATTGACGCCGTCTGTTGTAGAAACGTTAAAAGAAACGAAAGAAATTTTTAGTAAGAGAAAAGTTGAGCGAGAAGAAAAGCCAGAAACGATTGAAATTCAAGCTGTATCTCCAAAGGTAGATGAGCTTAAAGCAGAAGAAGAGCCGGTAGTTGCTGAAGATGGCGGTATGAAAGAAGCGCGTGAATTATTTATGAAAGACTCAAATGCAGAGGAAAAAAAAACTGAAGCGTACATTGAGTTAAAGCAGGATAAAGAAGAGAAGAAAAGCGTTTAA
- a CDS encoding low molecular weight protein-tyrosine-phosphatase, whose protein sequence is MVRVLFVCLGNICRSPMAEAIFRNLVVKEGLEEKFVIDSAGTGDWHIGHPPHKGTQKILKENEVAFEGIKARQVEKEDLTKFDYIIAMDNKNIADLKSLGKTGGYIGRLSDFGPDGGWTDVPDPYYTGNFQEVYDLVTEGCAKLVAFIRNEQGI, encoded by the coding sequence ATGGTCCGAGTATTGTTTGTTTGTCTTGGGAACATTTGTCGGTCTCCAATGGCAGAAGCAATTTTTCGAAATCTTGTCGTAAAAGAGGGACTCGAAGAGAAATTTGTCATTGATTCTGCAGGAACTGGAGATTGGCATATTGGTCATCCACCACATAAAGGAACACAAAAAATTTTAAAAGAAAATGAAGTCGCTTTTGAAGGAATTAAAGCAAGGCAAGTAGAAAAAGAAGACTTAACAAAGTTTGATTATATTATTGCCATGGACAACAAGAATATAGCGGATTTAAAAAGTTTAGGTAAAACTGGAGGCTATATTGGTAGGCTGTCCGATTTTGGTCCAGACGGTGGCTGGACAGATGTTCCTGACCCTTACTATACAGGGAACTTTCAAGAAGTGTATGACCTTGTAACAGAAGGGTGTGCAAAGCTAGTAGCTTTCATTCGAAATGAACAAGGAATATGA
- a CDS encoding DUF1128 domain-containing protein, which yields MNLSVKSEANVEYMVEAIKEKLRMVNAGAMRAANFNEEMYEDLRDIYEHVMKRETFSISEMQAITEELGTLIKK from the coding sequence GTGAATTTATCCGTAAAATCAGAAGCAAACGTTGAATATATGGTAGAAGCTATTAAAGAAAAATTACGCATGGTTAATGCTGGAGCAATGAGAGCTGCTAACTTTAACGAAGAAATGTACGAGGACTTACGTGATATTTATGAGCACGTTATGAAACGTGAAACATTCAGCATTAGTGAAATGCAAGCTATTACCGAGGAATTAGGTACATTAATTAAAAAATAA
- a CDS encoding lysoplasmalogenase, translating into MNVLYIVLVGQIILFVMGAIYAIGQTKRTRNNMPLPLAVRLILSFSLTGSASWIWLQDPSVEYSTWVALGMTLSTVGDLFMAGLIPIGHRLIGGMVTFALAHCFYVKAFLQTGISWNGFWIGLLVYGLFLIIGWFFFIRNEKQDKLFTIGALIYGLWVGGMACFAFALYYENIGIWWIPALGGLLFVISDFIIGVTDIGGRKLKYEPLWIWFTYVAAQMCIVYVGL; encoded by the coding sequence ATGAATGTACTTTACATTGTGTTAGTCGGGCAAATTATTCTTTTTGTAATGGGAGCAATTTATGCAATAGGACAGACGAAGAGAACGAGAAATAATATGCCGTTACCTTTAGCGGTTCGTCTTATTCTTAGTTTTTCTTTAACAGGAAGTGCAAGTTGGATATGGTTACAAGATCCATCGGTTGAGTACAGTACGTGGGTTGCACTCGGTATGACTTTATCAACTGTAGGGGATTTATTTATGGCAGGATTAATTCCAATTGGTCATCGATTAATTGGAGGAATGGTTACTTTCGCTCTTGCGCATTGTTTCTATGTGAAAGCATTTTTACAAACAGGTATTTCATGGAATGGTTTTTGGATCGGTTTACTCGTATACGGACTCTTTCTAATTATAGGGTGGTTTTTCTTTATTCGAAATGAAAAACAAGACAAACTTTTTACAATAGGCGCTTTAATTTACGGTTTGTGGGTTGGAGGAATGGCATGTTTTGCATTCGCCTTATATTACGAGAATATAGGAATATGGTGGATACCAGCACTTGGTGGTTTACTGTTTGTGATTTCTGATTTTATTATAGGCGTGACAGATATCGGAGGGCGCAAACTGAAGTATGAACCACTTTGGATTTGGTTTACATATGTCGCAGCGCAGATGTGTATTGTATATGTAGGATTATAA
- a CDS encoding YihY/virulence factor BrkB family protein, whose protein sequence is MRKILEKVRRNRTYSFGKDLYDRTMRDDVAGLAAQLAYFFLLAIFPGLVFLITLLGFIPIQTEDVLSLLEVYVPDDAMNLIEVNVDKVVNQQNGGLLSFGLLSMLWFASNGVNAVMNAFNRAYDVKETRSFIKTRALSIVFTLAIIFMIVFALIVPVFGQVIGAAVFKALGLSDSFSYVWSITRLVASFFVLFALFSFLYTFAPDRKLKRREVISGALFATVGWIVVSYSFAYYVDKFANYANTYGGLGGIIILMLWFYLTGWVILLGGEINGLLHHYRTGDNNSRNE, encoded by the coding sequence ATGAGAAAAATTTTAGAAAAGGTGAGAAGAAATCGCACTTATTCGTTTGGAAAAGATTTATATGACCGGACAATGCGCGATGATGTAGCGGGCTTGGCAGCACAGCTCGCTTATTTCTTCTTGCTTGCAATTTTTCCTGGGCTCGTTTTCTTAATTACGCTTCTTGGATTTATTCCCATTCAAACAGAGGATGTGCTTAGTTTATTAGAGGTTTATGTACCAGATGATGCGATGAACTTAATTGAAGTAAACGTAGATAAAGTTGTAAATCAGCAAAATGGTGGTTTATTATCATTCGGTTTACTATCGATGTTATGGTTTGCTTCAAACGGGGTGAATGCGGTTATGAACGCTTTTAACCGCGCCTATGATGTGAAAGAAACACGATCTTTTATTAAAACAAGAGCGTTATCAATTGTGTTTACATTAGCTATTATTTTTATGATTGTCTTTGCTTTAATTGTCCCGGTATTCGGACAAGTTATTGGAGCAGCGGTGTTTAAAGCGCTCGGTTTATCAGATAGTTTTTCTTACGTGTGGAGTATTACACGGTTAGTAGCGAGTTTCTTCGTACTATTTGCCTTGTTTAGTTTTTTATATACGTTTGCACCAGATCGGAAATTAAAAAGAAGAGAAGTCATTTCAGGAGCGTTATTTGCTACTGTAGGATGGATTGTGGTATCGTACTCATTTGCTTATTATGTAGATAAGTTTGCGAATTACGCCAATACATATGGTGGTCTCGGTGGTATCATTATTTTAATGTTATGGTTTTATTTAACAGGGTGGGTAATTTTACTTGGCGGTGAAATTAATGGTTTACTCCATCATTATAGAACGGGTGACAATAATTCCCGTAATGAATAA
- a CDS encoding heavy metal translocating P-type ATPase translates to MNAEVKTLQAQKDISHPSLWDTLKKHYELIFAIASGIFILAGWLFTKNDAISAGITFYILAYVIGGFAKAKEGIEDTIEEKELNVEMLMIFAAIGAAVIGYWAEGAILIFIFALSGAMESYTLSKSQKEISALLDLQPEEALRISNGTEERVPVGQLQINDIILIKPGERVPSDGTIHTGETNIDEAAITGEPIPNEKKFGDEVFAGTVNLRGAIEVKITKPSDQTLFQKIIRLVQSAQSEKSPSQLFIEKFEGTYVKGVLLVVALMMFVPHFLLDWSWNETFYRAMILLVVASPCALVAAITPATLSAISNGARNGILFKGGIHLERLASVKAIAFDKTGTLTQGKPTVTDVYAREGIAESELLSITAAIESHSTHPLAESIVKYAKHAYDITIKKPENVEDVTGFGLKGILENKAYKIGKADFIGEETKTFHNGISASLEKEGKTVVYISDEDGILGLIALKDTLRQETIAAIRDLQSIGVKAIMITGDNEETAKAIANESNIKEYYASCLPETKVETIKQLKEKYGIVAMVGDGINDAPALATASIGVAMGEGTDVALETADVVLMKNELSRLSQAIRLSKRMNRIVKQNVIFSLAVIAMLICSNFLQFLALPFGVIGHEGSTILVILNGLRLLKGNK, encoded by the coding sequence ATGAACGCAGAAGTAAAAACATTACAAGCACAAAAAGATATTTCTCATCCCTCTTTATGGGATACATTAAAGAAACATTATGAACTTATATTTGCAATCGCATCTGGTATTTTTATTTTAGCTGGTTGGTTATTCACAAAAAATGATGCAATAAGTGCAGGTATTACTTTCTATATCCTTGCCTATGTAATTGGAGGATTTGCAAAAGCGAAAGAAGGTATTGAAGACACAATTGAAGAGAAAGAGCTAAATGTTGAAATGCTCATGATTTTTGCAGCTATCGGTGCCGCAGTTATCGGTTACTGGGCAGAAGGTGCTATTTTAATCTTCATCTTTGCATTAAGCGGAGCAATGGAATCTTATACATTAAGTAAAAGCCAAAAAGAAATTTCAGCTCTTCTTGATCTACAACCTGAAGAAGCATTACGTATTTCAAACGGAACCGAGGAACGTGTTCCAGTTGGACAATTACAAATTAACGATATTATTTTAATTAAGCCAGGTGAGCGTGTTCCTTCTGATGGCACAATTCATACTGGTGAAACAAATATTGATGAAGCTGCTATTACAGGAGAACCTATTCCGAATGAGAAAAAATTCGGCGATGAAGTATTTGCCGGCACTGTAAATTTACGTGGTGCTATTGAAGTTAAAATTACGAAGCCGAGCGATCAAACATTATTCCAAAAGATTATTCGTCTCGTTCAAAGTGCACAAAGCGAAAAATCACCATCACAACTATTCATCGAAAAATTTGAAGGAACATACGTAAAAGGTGTACTCCTTGTTGTTGCGCTTATGATGTTTGTTCCTCATTTCTTACTTGATTGGAGTTGGAATGAAACGTTTTATCGCGCTATGATCTTACTTGTAGTCGCTTCTCCTTGTGCGCTAGTTGCAGCCATTACACCGGCAACTTTATCAGCAATTTCAAATGGAGCGAGAAACGGTATTCTCTTTAAAGGTGGTATTCATTTAGAACGTCTAGCTTCAGTAAAGGCGATTGCCTTTGATAAAACAGGAACATTAACACAAGGAAAACCTACTGTAACAGATGTATATGCTCGAGAAGGCATAGCAGAAAGTGAATTGCTTTCTATTACAGCAGCCATTGAAAGTCACTCTACACATCCTTTAGCAGAATCGATTGTTAAATATGCAAAACATGCTTACGACATTACGATAAAAAAACCAGAAAACGTTGAAGATGTAACTGGTTTTGGATTAAAAGGAATATTAGAAAACAAAGCTTATAAAATTGGTAAAGCTGATTTTATCGGGGAAGAAACAAAAACATTTCATAATGGCATTTCTGCCTCACTTGAAAAAGAGGGGAAAACTGTCGTTTATATTAGTGATGAGGATGGTATTCTTGGACTGATCGCTTTAAAAGATACCCTTCGCCAAGAAACAATAGCTGCTATTCGTGATTTACAAAGCATTGGTGTCAAAGCAATCATGATTACTGGTGATAATGAAGAAACAGCAAAAGCAATTGCCAATGAAAGTAATATAAAAGAATATTACGCATCATGTTTACCGGAAACAAAAGTTGAAACGATAAAGCAGTTAAAAGAAAAGTATGGCATAGTCGCCATGGTTGGAGATGGTATAAACGATGCACCTGCACTCGCTACTGCTAGTATTGGTGTTGCAATGGGTGAAGGAACAGACGTAGCATTAGAGACTGCAGACGTTGTTCTTATGAAGAACGAATTATCTCGTCTCTCTCAAGCAATCCGTTTATCAAAAAGAATGAACCGTATTGTGAAGCAAAACGTTATCTTCTCTTTAGCTGTCATTGCGATGCTGATTTGTTCTAACTTCTTGCAGTTTTTAGCCCTTCCATTCGGTGTTATTGGACATGAAGGAAGTACCATTCTTGTAATTTTGAATGGCTTACGATTATTAAAAGGAAATAAGTAA
- a CDS encoding DMT family transporter codes for MKTEKFFTHPIGVFIAAIVATFLWGSAFPFIKLSYAELGIQPQEVGEQILFAGYRFFLSGVMLLLFFKALGKDMKFKKGTGKQLVQIGLFQTFLQYICFYIGMSYSSGIEGAIISGTSSFFQILLAHFLYKDDALNRRKVIGVAIGFCGVILVNVPSDGSLSFHFGIGSLLLLGAAMMYSYGNILAKEGSKTLDIGYMTAYQMIFGSIGLLCIGAFQVGMMPFAFNLHAILMLIYLSFLSAAGFCIWNTIMKYNKVGKVSMYMFFIPVFGVLLSSLILGEAIHSFVLFGLACVAAGIIVVNRNPVKKKVEQEKQVA; via the coding sequence TTGAAGACAGAGAAATTTTTTACCCATCCGATTGGCGTGTTTATTGCTGCAATAGTAGCAACATTTTTATGGGGAAGCGCATTTCCCTTTATTAAATTAAGCTATGCTGAACTTGGAATTCAGCCACAAGAAGTCGGGGAACAAATATTATTTGCTGGCTATCGCTTTTTCTTATCTGGTGTAATGCTCTTATTATTTTTTAAAGCGTTAGGAAAAGATATGAAGTTCAAAAAAGGAACAGGAAAGCAGTTAGTTCAAATTGGATTGTTTCAAACTTTTCTTCAATATATATGTTTTTATATTGGAATGAGTTACAGCTCAGGAATTGAAGGAGCGATTATTTCAGGAACATCATCATTCTTTCAAATTTTACTCGCACACTTTTTATATAAAGATGATGCTCTAAATAGGAGAAAAGTAATTGGAGTAGCTATCGGCTTTTGCGGTGTGATTTTAGTGAATGTACCGAGTGATGGAAGTTTATCATTTCATTTTGGAATAGGTAGCTTATTACTTCTTGGGGCAGCGATGATGTATTCATATGGAAACATATTAGCGAAAGAAGGTAGTAAAACATTAGATATTGGGTATATGACAGCATATCAGATGATTTTCGGATCAATTGGGTTGCTATGTATAGGTGCATTTCAAGTTGGAATGATGCCATTCGCATTTAATCTACATGCAATACTTATGCTCATATATTTATCGTTCTTATCAGCAGCGGGATTCTGTATATGGAATACAATTATGAAGTATAACAAAGTAGGGAAAGTCTCGATGTATATGTTCTTTATACCAGTGTTTGGTGTGCTACTATCAAGCCTAATTTTAGGGGAAGCAATTCATTCCTTTGTATTATTTGGTTTAGCATGTGTCGCAGCGGGAATTATTGTAGTAAATCGTAACCCGGTTAAAAAGAAAGTTGAGCAAGAAAAACAAGTAGCATAG
- the lepB gene encoding signal peptidase I, which yields MMQKKKRLREFFEIIAIACLLVFLAKIFLFFPTTVKGASMRPTLQDGDKVIINKLAKRFESYEREDIIVVKTDNFYVKRVIGLPGDVIEMKNDQLYVNHQVKNEEYLKNNKKQAEKLLINLTEDFGPITVPKNKIFVMGDNRLVSRDSRNGLGFIDRTEVLGKLMAIYYPFEHVKIAN from the coding sequence ATGATGCAAAAGAAAAAACGTTTGCGTGAATTCTTTGAAATAATTGCAATTGCATGTTTATTGGTGTTTTTGGCAAAAATCTTTTTGTTTTTTCCTACGACTGTAAAAGGAGCGTCGATGAGGCCGACGTTACAAGATGGAGATAAAGTAATTATTAATAAACTTGCAAAGAGATTTGAAAGTTATGAGAGAGAGGATATTATTGTCGTGAAGACAGATAATTTCTACGTGAAGAGAGTTATTGGATTGCCAGGAGATGTAATTGAGATGAAGAATGATCAATTATATGTTAATCATCAAGTGAAAAACGAAGAGTATTTAAAGAATAATAAAAAACAGGCAGAAAAATTACTTATCAATTTAACTGAAGATTTTGGACCGATTACAGTTCCTAAAAATAAAATTTTTGTGATGGGAGATAATCGTTTAGTTAGTAGGGATAGTAGGAACGGCTTAGGATTTATTGATCGAACAGAAGTATTAGGAAAGCTCATGGCGATATATTATCCATTTGAACATGTGAAAATTGCAAATTAG